Proteins co-encoded in one Medicago truncatula cultivar Jemalong A17 chromosome 8, MtrunA17r5.0-ANR, whole genome shotgun sequence genomic window:
- the LOC25500020 gene encoding COP9 signalosome complex subunit 5a isoform X1, which produces MEASSSSSSAIAQQTWELENNIIPMETPSDDSIFHYDEAGQAEFQRDKPWANDPHYFKRVKISALALLKMVVHARSGGTIEVMGLMQGKTDADSIIVMDAFALPVEGTETRVNAQADAYEYMVDYSQTNKQAGRLENVVGWYHSHPGYGCWLSGIDVSTQMLNQQFQEPFLAVVIDPTRTVSAGKVEIGAFRTYPEGYKPADDPISEYQTIPLNKIEDFGVHCKQYYSLDITYFKSSLDSHLLDLLWNKYWVNTLSSSPLLGNGDYVAGQISDLAEKLEQAENQLAHSRFGPLVAPTPRKKEEESPLAKITRDSAKITVEQVHGLMSQVIKDILFNSVHQANKSRTETSDPEPMIES; this is translated from the exons ATGGAAGCGTCTTCGTCATCATCATCGGCGATAGCACAACAAACTTGGGAATTAGAGAACAACATAATCCCAATGGAAACTCCTTCAGACGATTCAATCTTCCACTACGACGAAGCAGGACAAGCCGAATTCCAACGCGATAAGCCATGGGCAAACGATCCTCACTACTTCAAGCGTGTCAAGATCTCTGCACTCGCTCTTCTCAAGATGGTTGTTCACGCGCGTTCTGGTGGAACAATCGAAGTTATGGGTCTTATGCAAGGTAAAACCGATGCTGATTCAATCATCGTTATGGATGCTTTTGCACTACCTGTTGAAGGAACTGAAACTCGTGTCAATGCTCAAGCTGATGCTTATGAATACATGGTCGATTATTCTCAGACCAACAAACAG GCTGGGAGGTTGGAGAATGTTGTGGGATGGTATCATTCACATCCTGGTTATGGTTGCTGGCTTTCTGGGATTGATGTTTCGACACAGATGTTGAATCAGCAATTTCAGGAGCCGTTTTTGGCAGTTGTGATTGATCCGACAAGAACTGTTTCTGCTGGGAAAGTGGAGATTGGAGCTTTCAGGACTTACCCTGAAGGTTATAAGCCTGCTGATGATCCTATTTCTGAGTATCAAACTATTCCTCTTAATAAGATTGAAGATTTTGGTGTCCATTGTAAACAG TATTATTCCTTGGATATCACTTACTTTAAATCTTCTCTTGATTCACACCTTTTGGATCTTCTGTGGAACAAATATTGGGTGAATACACTTTCATCTTCTCCTTTATTGGGCAATGGAGACTATGTAGCTGGACAAATCTCGGATTTAG CCGAAAAGCTAGAACAAGCAGAGAATCAATTGGCACACTCACGTTTCGGGCCACTGGTAGCACCTACACCTAGAAAGAAAGAA GAAGAATCTCCACTTGCTAAGATCACTCGTGATAGTGCAAAAATAACTGTTGAACAAGTGCATGGTTTAATGTCACAG GTAATCAAGGACATCCTGTTCAACTCTGTTCATCAAGCTAACAAGTCTCGTACAGAAACATCTGACCCTGAACCAATGATTGAAAGTTGA
- the LOC25500020 gene encoding COP9 signalosome complex subunit 5a isoform X2, translating into MEASSSSSSAIAQQTWELENNIIPMETPSDDSIFHYDEAGQAEFQRDKPWANDPHYFKRVKISALALLKMVVHARSGGTIEVMGLMQGKTDADSIIVMDAFALPVEGTETRVNAQADAYEYMVDYSQTNKQEM; encoded by the exons ATGGAAGCGTCTTCGTCATCATCATCGGCGATAGCACAACAAACTTGGGAATTAGAGAACAACATAATCCCAATGGAAACTCCTTCAGACGATTCAATCTTCCACTACGACGAAGCAGGACAAGCCGAATTCCAACGCGATAAGCCATGGGCAAACGATCCTCACTACTTCAAGCGTGTCAAGATCTCTGCACTCGCTCTTCTCAAGATGGTTGTTCACGCGCGTTCTGGTGGAACAATCGAAGTTATGGGTCTTATGCAAGGTAAAACCGATGCTGATTCAATCATCGTTATGGATGCTTTTGCACTACCTGTTGAAGGAACTGAAACTCGTGTCAATGCTCAAGCTGATGCTTATGAATACATGGTCGATTATTCTCAGACCAACAAACAG GAGatgtaa